Proteins found in one Nitratiruptor sp. SB155-2 genomic segment:
- a CDS encoding VWA domain-containing protein, protein MKFLSFEFIPLMLLPSIVLLYLVLTNKSMVERIFEESVLSKLRIDQGLSKKMRLTLLFMALFAMILAMARPVYQKGVVQVESLSANVGIALDISNSMKATDYYPDRLQFAKKKIEEFIKASKNLNIALLAFADEAYIVSPPSSDKEALLYMLKHLDTESLALQGTNFLAALMSADMLLGKEGQKSVVLFTDGGNKEDFSKEIAFAKKRGIQVHIIGIGTQKGAPIPTKNGYMQDAKGNIVITKLNVHIAELATKTGGIFIQASYGNQDIQKILAHLESLAKTHHIEKIVDQVEFYPYLLALAFLFLFMAFFTIPSKQMTLLAVLMIGLKLHAGLTDFKLIKQAKEAYDRGAYEVAAQKFKEIAEVKGSAQSYFDAGNALYKAKKYKEAFQYYAKVQTEDKELEFRKLHNMGNCYFQLQNYQKAIEMYEKALKLKNDPDTKYNLELAKKMLQKKRKQQNKKNDQKQQNQKKSPQQKKSKNKQNSKQEKNQKNQKSQNKQKQKSKQMRKNVPISDREEKKWIKQIEKNPLKTFLYKAPLKIKKEGTDENPW, encoded by the coding sequence ATGAAGTTTCTCAGTTTTGAATTTATTCCTTTGATGCTGCTTCCTTCCATTGTCCTACTCTATCTTGTTTTGACGAATAAAAGTATGGTAGAGCGTATTTTCGAAGAGAGTGTTTTATCAAAACTCAGGATTGATCAAGGGCTTTCTAAAAAAATGCGTTTGACGCTTCTTTTCATGGCTCTTTTTGCCATGATTTTAGCCATGGCAAGACCTGTATATCAAAAAGGTGTTGTACAAGTAGAGAGTCTCAGTGCCAATGTTGGTATAGCTCTCGATATATCCAACTCTATGAAAGCCACAGATTACTATCCTGATAGATTACAGTTTGCCAAAAAAAAGATCGAAGAGTTTATAAAAGCTTCAAAAAATTTAAACATTGCATTACTCGCTTTTGCTGACGAAGCCTATATTGTGTCTCCTCCATCTTCGGATAAAGAGGCTCTTTTGTATATGCTCAAGCACCTCGATACAGAAAGCCTTGCATTACAGGGAACAAATTTTTTAGCGGCTTTAATGAGTGCTGATATGCTTTTAGGAAAAGAGGGGCAAAAGAGTGTTGTTTTATTTACAGATGGGGGAAATAAGGAAGATTTTTCAAAAGAGATTGCATTTGCAAAAAAAAGAGGGATACAAGTTCACATCATAGGGATTGGGACGCAAAAGGGTGCTCCGATTCCAACGAAAAATGGATATATGCAAGATGCCAAAGGCAATATTGTTATTACTAAGCTCAATGTTCATATAGCAGAGCTTGCTACGAAAACGGGTGGAATATTCATCCAGGCGAGCTATGGCAACCAAGATATACAAAAAATTCTTGCACACTTGGAAAGCTTGGCAAAAACGCATCACATAGAAAAGATTGTGGATCAGGTAGAGTTTTATCCCTATTTGCTCGCTTTAGCGTTTCTTTTTCTTTTCATGGCATTTTTTACGATCCCATCTAAACAGATGACTCTGCTTGCGGTTTTAATGATAGGATTGAAGCTTCATGCCGGACTAACCGATTTTAAATTGATCAAACAGGCAAAAGAAGCGTATGATCGTGGAGCATATGAGGTTGCCGCACAAAAATTTAAAGAGATAGCCGAGGTCAAAGGGTCCGCACAAAGCTATTTCGATGCTGGGAATGCCTTGTACAAAGCGAAAAAATATAAAGAGGCTTTTCAATATTACGCAAAAGTACAGACCGAGGACAAAGAACTTGAGTTTCGAAAGCTTCACAATATGGGGAATTGCTATTTCCAGCTGCAAAACTATCAAAAAGCGATTGAGATGTATGAAAAAGCTTTGAAACTAAAAAATGATCCCGATACGAAGTACAATCTGGAACTTGCAAAAAAGATGTTGCAAAAGAAAAGGAAACAACAGAATAAAAAAAATGATCAAAAGCAACAAAATCAAAAAAAGAGTCCCCAGCAAAAAAAGAGCAAGAACAAACAAAATTCAAAACAGGAAAAAAATCAAAAAAATCAAAAGAGTCAGAATAAACAGAAGCAAAAATCAAAACAGATGAGGAAAAATGTGCCAATTTCCGATAGAGAAGAGAAAAAATGGATCAAGCAGATTGAGAAGAACCCGTTAAAAACATTTTTGTACAAAGCACCATTAAAAATAAAAAAAGAGGGAACAGATGAAAATCCTTGGTAG
- a CDS encoding BatD family protein → MKILGSLIFIVSIVFADFQVFLEKNPIYSGEPAQLHLKATGQKILLPNLQKIGSYPIADSANFFSQKIINGQRTYTQEKIFTFYPDSNMTIGPFEAIIDGKKVESKPIRLVVKPSSGKNANILFEMKVDKKEAFVGEPIVAELILKIRRTLRIVDYSFEPPKFDNFWVKELKSSNKYLEEHGEYLVKRIQFLLFPQKSGVLKIPPAVFKYAVASKTRDLFGFSITTPKWYQVASNAVQIVAKALPQPVDIVGHFNLKVEVDKKEVHSNEPINLVVTIDGYGNLENFDGFDLNISNAVVYADKPKLKEQFKNGQLHARFTQKFSIIADRDFTIPALQVDYFDLETKKIVHLHSEPISIKVLGAVVKESQPKVQTPIDQQKQKIVYKESRKREIFIFFAGLIAGIGIALIVLLLLKWKPLKKELFFTDKKELLNRLLPYIANNEKARALAHALYEEIYEGKKHRISKKDVEEVLKDLM, encoded by the coding sequence ATGAAAATCCTTGGTAGTCTGATATTTATTGTCTCTATTGTATTTGCCGATTTTCAAGTTTTTTTGGAGAAAAATCCTATCTATTCAGGGGAACCGGCTCAGCTCCATCTCAAAGCAACGGGGCAGAAGATCCTTCTACCAAATCTTCAAAAAATAGGATCGTATCCGATTGCCGATAGTGCCAACTTTTTTTCACAAAAGATTATCAATGGCCAAAGAACGTATACCCAGGAGAAGATTTTTACTTTTTATCCCGATTCAAATATGACGATTGGACCTTTTGAAGCTATCATCGATGGGAAAAAGGTAGAAAGTAAGCCAATTCGACTGGTTGTCAAACCTTCAAGTGGGAAAAATGCCAACATTCTTTTTGAGATGAAAGTGGATAAAAAAGAGGCTTTTGTAGGGGAACCGATTGTAGCAGAGCTTATTTTGAAAATTCGAAGGACTCTACGGATAGTGGATTACAGTTTTGAACCTCCGAAATTCGATAATTTTTGGGTCAAAGAGCTGAAAAGTAGTAACAAATATCTTGAAGAGCATGGAGAGTATTTGGTTAAAAGGATACAATTTCTGCTTTTTCCACAAAAATCTGGCGTATTGAAAATTCCGCCAGCTGTTTTCAAATATGCCGTTGCCAGTAAAACAAGAGATCTTTTCGGTTTTTCTATTACGACACCGAAATGGTATCAAGTTGCTTCTAATGCTGTGCAAATTGTTGCAAAAGCGCTTCCTCAGCCTGTTGATATCGTTGGACACTTCAATTTGAAAGTGGAGGTGGACAAAAAAGAAGTTCATTCTAATGAACCGATCAATCTTGTAGTGACGATCGATGGATATGGAAATTTGGAAAATTTTGATGGATTTGATCTCAATATTTCAAATGCTGTGGTTTATGCGGATAAACCAAAGCTCAAAGAGCAGTTTAAAAATGGTCAATTGCATGCTCGCTTTACACAAAAATTTTCCATTATCGCAGACAGAGATTTCACGATCCCCGCATTGCAAGTGGACTATTTTGATCTTGAGACCAAAAAAATAGTTCATCTCCACAGTGAACCAATCTCTATCAAAGTTTTAGGAGCAGTTGTCAAAGAGTCTCAACCAAAGGTACAAACTCCTATCGATCAACAAAAACAGAAGATTGTCTATAAAGAAAGCAGAAAAAGAGAAATTTTTATCTTTTTTGCAGGGCTCATTGCAGGTATCGGGATTGCACTTATTGTGCTTCTTCTTTTGAAATGGAAGCCATTAAAGAAAGAGCTCTTTTTTACTGATAAAAAAGAGCTTCTCAATAGACTCTTGCCGTATATCGCCAACAATGAAAAGGCAAGAGCTTTAGCTCATGCCCTGTACGAAGAGATCTATGAAGGAAAAAAACACAGAATCTCCAAAAAGGATGTAGAGGAGGTGTTAAAGGATTTGATGTAG
- a CDS encoding prephenate dehydrogenase, whose protein sequence is MQVGIVGLGLMGGSLALDLKKNGIADKVVGYDRNPKHCQQAISLDLVDEIVDFEQIKKCDVVFLAIPVEAIIKTLHKLIDIEPHTTIIDLGSTKEKIVKNCPPQIRKNFVAAHPMTGTEYSGPEAAIEGLYYDKIVVLCNTEENDPFHKERAENIFVELGMQIVMMDAHEHDLHAAYISHLPHAISYALANSVLKQEDPKSILILAAGGFKDMSRLAKSNPAMWSDIFKQNKENLLRSLKTFNDEFSYAKELIEKERWEELEEWMKNATTLHQIL, encoded by the coding sequence ATGCAAGTCGGAATTGTTGGACTCGGCCTCATGGGTGGCTCGTTGGCACTGGATCTTAAAAAGAACGGTATCGCGGATAAAGTCGTCGGTTATGACAGAAATCCCAAACATTGTCAACAAGCAATTTCATTGGACCTTGTAGATGAGATCGTTGATTTTGAACAGATCAAAAAGTGTGACGTAGTTTTTTTAGCTATCCCTGTAGAAGCTATCATCAAAACTTTACATAAGCTCATAGATATTGAGCCGCATACGACCATCATCGATCTTGGAAGTACGAAAGAGAAAATTGTCAAAAACTGCCCACCTCAAATTAGAAAAAACTTCGTTGCAGCTCATCCTATGACTGGAACTGAGTATTCAGGTCCTGAGGCTGCTATTGAAGGACTCTATTATGATAAGATAGTCGTTTTATGCAATACAGAAGAGAACGATCCCTTTCATAAGGAGAGAGCAGAAAATATCTTTGTTGAATTGGGTATGCAAATTGTAATGATGGATGCTCATGAGCACGACTTGCACGCCGCATATATAAGTCATCTTCCTCATGCCATTAGCTATGCGCTGGCAAACTCTGTCCTCAAGCAAGAGGATCCCAAAAGCATCTTGATTTTGGCAGCGGGCGGTTTTAAAGATATGAGTAGACTGGCTAAAAGCAATCCTGCAATGTGGAGCGACATATTCAAACAAAACAAAGAGAACCTTCTACGCTCATTGAAAACATTCAACGACGAGTTCTCCTATGCCAAAGAGCTGATCGAAAAAGAGCGTTGGGAGGAGTTGGAGGAGTGGATGAAAAATGCCACTACTCTACATCAAATCCTTTAA
- the bamA gene encoding outer membrane protein assembly factor BamA — translation MKKRIVLLAIASALHAQTIQSIEFEGLMHLSPTIAKEMIGIHEGETLDMEKIDEAVKKFYAQGYFKDIWVEQKDGKIIFHFVEKPLIAGIEVLGYLENKEDEINDILGLKKGDIYDEKVIERAKENIKRKARSEGYFDTVVEVDTEKVGENSLKVTFIVNKGEKVYIQKMNLCGATVFDKGDIEDVVANKERDRWLGWMLGFNSGELKLDQLPMDSARIKNLYLTEGYLDAQVSDPFLRVDFDNYKAKLRYHITEGKPYHVQDVEIKLLEPVLNKTEIEELKEELSLRKGKLFNVEKMRKDIEKIKRFVADKGYAFVRIAPDFHKDEKKHLVSLRYMVNPGEKVYIHDVIISGNQRTLDRVIRREVYLAPGDLYSYTDMIESKNALKRTGFFEDVKIEERRVGANQMDLVVNVKEMPTGNIMVGGGYSSYEGFILNAAINDKNIFGSGINGNFNVDFSSKSLRFSVGVFNPRVFDSDYSLGVNLFSTRFQYYDYTQDRKGASVSVGKRLTRHLYSSVSYTYEKNELSDVNYDNTYFFAGDYTKSALTPSLKFDNTDDYYVPRHGFALSGSLEYAGLGGDEQYIKAYLKGAVYYGLEDLIDYDLILRAKGKVGYIYDNGYLPVFEKFYLGGISSLRGYQTASLSPKDAQGRLIGGKYMFSTSLEASIPLMKQTNMRLTGFLDFGGIGDESFTEITRAGTGVALEWISPMGPLQLIFAHALNEEPGDRTSSFEFSIGSRF, via the coding sequence ATGAAAAAACGGATCGTGCTACTAGCTATTGCATCTGCTTTGCATGCGCAGACAATACAATCGATAGAGTTTGAAGGATTGATGCACCTATCCCCAACGATTGCAAAAGAGATGATTGGCATTCATGAGGGTGAAACTTTGGATATGGAAAAGATTGACGAGGCGGTAAAAAAGTTCTATGCACAAGGCTACTTCAAAGATATTTGGGTGGAGCAAAAAGATGGCAAAATTATATTTCATTTCGTAGAGAAGCCTTTGATAGCGGGTATAGAAGTACTGGGGTATCTAGAAAACAAGGAAGATGAAATCAATGATATTTTGGGACTGAAAAAAGGCGATATCTATGACGAAAAAGTGATAGAACGGGCCAAAGAGAATATCAAGAGAAAAGCTAGGAGCGAAGGATATTTCGACACGGTCGTTGAAGTTGATACGGAGAAAGTTGGAGAGAACAGCCTAAAGGTTACCTTTATTGTCAACAAAGGGGAAAAAGTTTATATCCAAAAGATGAATCTTTGTGGAGCCACTGTTTTCGATAAAGGCGATATTGAAGACGTAGTTGCAAACAAAGAACGTGACAGGTGGCTTGGCTGGATGCTCGGATTCAACAGCGGTGAATTGAAACTTGATCAACTACCAATGGATAGTGCTAGAATAAAAAATCTCTATTTAACCGAAGGATACCTTGACGCTCAGGTAAGTGACCCTTTCTTGCGGGTCGATTTCGATAATTATAAAGCAAAACTCAGATATCACATAACAGAAGGAAAGCCGTATCATGTCCAAGATGTAGAGATCAAGCTTCTTGAGCCTGTTTTGAATAAAACGGAGATAGAGGAGTTGAAAGAGGAGCTCTCTCTTCGAAAAGGAAAACTCTTTAATGTAGAGAAGATGAGAAAAGATATCGAAAAGATAAAACGTTTCGTTGCAGATAAAGGGTATGCTTTTGTTCGAATCGCACCCGATTTCCATAAAGATGAAAAAAAACATCTGGTTTCGCTTCGCTATATGGTCAATCCTGGAGAAAAAGTCTACATCCATGATGTGATCATCTCTGGAAACCAACGAACGCTTGACCGTGTTATCAGGCGAGAGGTCTATCTTGCACCAGGGGACCTGTACAGTTATACCGATATGATCGAATCCAAAAATGCATTGAAAAGGACAGGTTTTTTTGAAGACGTGAAGATCGAAGAAAGACGAGTTGGCGCCAATCAGATGGATCTTGTGGTTAACGTCAAAGAGATGCCTACAGGAAACATCATGGTCGGCGGTGGATACAGCTCTTATGAAGGATTTATCCTCAATGCTGCCATCAACGACAAAAATATTTTCGGAAGCGGTATCAATGGAAACTTCAACGTGGATTTCTCTTCAAAATCTTTGCGTTTCAGTGTAGGGGTATTCAATCCAAGAGTCTTTGACAGTGATTATAGTCTTGGAGTCAATCTCTTTAGCACACGGTTTCAATACTATGATTATACTCAGGATCGCAAAGGGGCTTCCGTTAGTGTTGGAAAACGCTTGACAAGACATCTTTACTCTTCTGTCAGTTACACTTATGAGAAGAATGAATTGAGCGATGTCAACTATGACAATACCTACTTTTTTGCAGGAGACTACACGAAAAGTGCTCTTACACCATCCCTTAAATTCGACAATACAGATGATTACTATGTACCAAGGCACGGATTTGCTCTCTCTGGTTCGTTGGAATATGCAGGGCTTGGCGGAGATGAACAGTATATCAAAGCCTATCTCAAAGGCGCAGTATACTATGGCCTTGAAGATCTGATAGATTACGATCTGATTTTAAGAGCAAAAGGAAAAGTCGGGTATATATACGACAACGGTTATCTGCCTGTCTTTGAAAAGTTTTATCTAGGGGGTATCAGTTCACTCAGAGGATATCAGACAGCCTCTTTGTCTCCTAAAGATGCACAAGGTCGTCTTATTGGTGGCAAATATATGTTCTCGACTTCACTTGAAGCGAGTATTCCGCTTATGAAGCAGACAAATATGCGACTTACGGGATTTCTTGATTTTGGCGGTATTGGTGACGAAAGTTTTACAGAAATTACCCGTGCTGGTACCGGAGTGGCACTGGAGTGGATCAGTCCTATGGGGCCGTTGCAACTTATTTTCGCACATGCGCTCAATGAAGAGCCGGGTGATAGAACCTCCAGTTTTGAATTTAGTATTGGCTCTAGGTTCTAA
- a CDS encoding Ppx/GppA phosphatase family protein gives MARRTAIIDIGSNSARMIVIERTSRFGFYLLNETKSKVRIGEGAYEHGGLLQEIPMQRALNALNEFLHIAKSFQVRKILCVATSALRDAPNRSHFLSLVRRELGLNIKVIDGKTEALLGGIAAANLLPIHEGITVDIGGGSTELALIQDRKVVDTISLDLGTVRLKELFFDKKENLEKAIKFIHNELQKIPTHFKHEIAIGIGGTIRALSKAIMEKNEYPLEKLHAFSYYVEDEKRFIDKIITAPVYKLKKLHIKKERYDTIKEGTLIFKEVLSHIQSKRVITSGVGVREGLFLKDLLRNQHYRFPANFEPSVRSLLDRFCINEKQNRCLYRFTKKIYDALHPLYDPEKKFEKILLIASKLTNIGIKIDFYDHHKHSSYIILNDLEYNLTHEEIATISTLVRFHKKKLPSKSHLKTLGTLLPPTDTMNWLSFTLTLAEVLNKDLSCPDFSVEYGEGVILIKSNTKFYLAKEEIKSVEKPAPVAVLFRT, from the coding sequence ATGGCAAGACGCACGGCCATCATCGATATCGGCTCAAACTCCGCTCGTATGATTGTCATCGAGCGAACGAGTCGATTTGGTTTTTATCTTCTCAATGAAACAAAAAGCAAAGTGCGTATTGGAGAGGGCGCGTATGAGCATGGCGGGCTTTTGCAAGAGATCCCCATGCAAAGAGCACTCAATGCGCTCAATGAGTTTTTACATATTGCAAAATCCTTTCAAGTTCGGAAAATCTTATGTGTCGCCACTTCGGCACTCCGCGATGCTCCCAACAGATCACACTTTCTTTCACTGGTCAGGCGCGAACTTGGACTCAACATAAAAGTCATTGACGGAAAAACGGAAGCACTCCTTGGGGGAATTGCTGCAGCGAACCTTCTACCCATACACGAGGGTATCACCGTTGATATCGGTGGTGGATCAACAGAACTTGCTCTTATTCAAGACCGTAAGGTGGTTGACACCATCTCTTTGGATCTCGGTACAGTTCGACTTAAAGAGCTCTTTTTCGATAAGAAAGAGAATTTAGAAAAAGCAATCAAATTTATTCATAACGAATTACAAAAAATACCTACCCATTTTAAACATGAGATTGCCATCGGTATCGGTGGAACAATACGGGCTCTCTCAAAAGCTATCATGGAAAAAAACGAGTATCCTTTGGAAAAACTCCATGCATTCTCCTATTATGTGGAAGATGAAAAGCGATTCATAGATAAAATTATTACCGCTCCGGTATACAAACTGAAAAAACTACATATCAAGAAGGAGAGATACGATACGATCAAAGAGGGAACTCTCATTTTTAAAGAGGTTCTTTCACATATTCAATCAAAAAGGGTCATCACGAGCGGTGTAGGCGTTCGAGAAGGTCTCTTTTTAAAAGATCTGCTTCGAAACCAACACTATCGCTTTCCAGCAAATTTCGAACCTAGTGTTCGAAGTCTGTTGGATCGTTTCTGTATCAATGAAAAGCAAAACAGGTGTCTATACCGTTTTACAAAAAAGATATACGATGCCTTACATCCTTTATATGATCCTGAAAAAAAGTTCGAAAAGATACTGCTTATCGCTTCGAAACTGACAAATATCGGTATCAAAATCGACTTTTATGACCATCACAAACATAGCAGCTACATCATTCTCAATGATCTTGAATACAACCTTACCCATGAAGAGATTGCTACCATCTCCACACTGGTGCGTTTTCACAAAAAGAAGCTACCCTCAAAGTCTCATCTCAAAACGTTGGGTACGCTTTTGCCACCAACCGATACAATGAACTGGCTCAGCTTCACTCTCACACTCGCCGAAGTGCTCAATAAAGATCTTTCTTGCCCAGATTTTAGTGTGGAATATGGTGAAGGCGTGATTTTGATCAAAAGCAATACGAAGTTTTACCTTGCAAAAGAGGAGATCAAATCAGTAGAAAAGCCAGCACCAGTAGCGGTGCTTTTTAGAACCTAG
- a CDS encoding YfhL family 4Fe-4S dicluster ferredoxin — protein sequence MSLMITDECIACDACREECPTEAIEEGDPIYIIDPDRCTECVGFYDEPACIAVCPVDCIVPDPDNVETIAELKYKYKQIVNEEE from the coding sequence ATGTCACTAATGATAACGGATGAGTGCATCGCTTGTGATGCCTGTAGAGAAGAGTGCCCCACAGAGGCGATTGAAGAGGGCGATCCTATCTATATTATCGATCCTGACCGATGTACCGAATGTGTAGGTTTTTATGATGAACCAGCGTGTATAGCAGTGTGTCCCGTCGATTGTATCGTACCAGACCCTGATAATGTAGAAACCATAGCGGAACTCAAATATAAATACAAACAGATAGTCAACGAAGAAGAGTGA
- a CDS encoding sensor histidine kinase gives MLSSQSLKTKLLIRLVIASAILIALFSTIIYKAVQNSLYEEIQEQLIKQANYIKTNAPNFHQGQKIDSSYLQKTLNISVEVVSKPKSSKDEIFIQKVVDRKQNKTWMILYYPYDFQEQTYLKISKDITSIQFILKKLYRIIIFTNILAFAFIIVYAALLSNYLTKYIMKLTAKLSSMNENLLKPIKVKDLPMEFQPLGRSINMLINRVQTFVKYQKELFIGIAHELKTPLAVMKLKNEVTLIKKRSPEEYIQTIKLNIKTINEMNKMIENVLKIGRQESDQFEPPIEIDLIEYLKEKANNYQLLARNEDKEIQMDLKPKSYKATIQPTLLNHIIQNFVQNAIKFTPEGGTITLRSYPVSGGIKIEVLDEGPGVDESIDLFAPFKRIGNKSGVGLGLFLARSAADAMGAKIEIRNRKDAKGAVASLFIPTQLACPIC, from the coding sequence TTGCTATCCTCGCAAAGCTTAAAAACCAAACTGCTTATTCGATTAGTGATAGCTTCGGCTATCCTGATCGCTCTTTTTTCTACGATCATCTATAAAGCTGTTCAAAACTCACTCTATGAAGAGATCCAAGAGCAGTTGATAAAACAGGCAAATTACATCAAAACCAATGCACCAAATTTCCACCAAGGGCAAAAAATCGATAGTAGTTATCTGCAAAAAACGCTCAATATTTCTGTAGAAGTTGTCTCCAAACCCAAAAGTTCCAAAGATGAAATCTTTATACAAAAAGTTGTTGATAGAAAACAGAACAAAACTTGGATGATCCTTTACTATCCATACGATTTTCAAGAACAGACCTATCTCAAAATTTCCAAAGATATCACCTCTATTCAATTTATTTTGAAAAAACTGTATCGCATCATTATTTTCACCAACATCTTGGCATTTGCATTTATTATCGTATATGCTGCGCTTCTATCAAACTATCTGACGAAATATATTATGAAATTGACGGCCAAACTCTCATCGATGAATGAAAATCTTTTAAAACCCATCAAAGTCAAAGATCTTCCTATGGAGTTTCAGCCATTGGGCAGATCGATCAATATGCTTATCAATCGAGTGCAAACATTTGTCAAGTATCAAAAAGAGCTCTTCATCGGTATCGCACATGAGCTTAAAACGCCTTTGGCTGTCATGAAGCTCAAAAATGAAGTCACATTGATCAAAAAAAGATCACCTGAAGAGTATATTCAAACAATAAAGCTCAATATCAAAACCATTAACGAAATGAACAAAATGATAGAAAATGTTCTCAAAATCGGCCGACAAGAGAGCGATCAATTTGAGCCACCTATAGAAATAGATCTGATTGAGTATCTCAAAGAAAAAGCCAACAACTATCAACTCCTGGCAAGGAATGAGGACAAAGAGATTCAAATGGATCTTAAGCCAAAATCCTACAAGGCAACGATACAGCCAACGCTGCTTAACCATATCATCCAAAACTTTGTCCAAAACGCCATCAAATTTACTCCAGAGGGTGGAACCATTACGTTACGAAGCTACCCAGTGAGTGGAGGAATAAAAATCGAGGTTCTCGATGAGGGTCCAGGAGTCGATGAGAGTATCGACCTTTTTGCACCCTTTAAAAGAATCGGAAACAAAAGTGGAGTCGGACTCGGTCTTTTCTTGGCACGCAGTGCAGCCGATGCGATGGGTGCCAAAATAGAAATCAGAAACAGAAAAGATGCTAAAGGTGCCGTTGCCTCTCTTTTTATTCCCACGCAGCTCGCTTGTCCTATTTGTTAA
- the hsrA gene encoding homeostatic response regulator transcription factor HsrA, whose protein sequence is MRILIVEDEITLNKTLAEGLKEFGYQSDISESLKDAQYYLDIRNYDLILVDWMLPDGSGLELVTQVKQDNPKTVVIVLSARDDKESEIEALRAGADDYIRKPFDFDVLVARIEARLRFGGSSIIEIKELIINPEEEKILYKDREIELKGKPFEVLTHLARHKDQIVSKEQLLDAIWEEPELVTPNVIEVAINQIRQKLDKPLGIQTIETVRRRGYRFCYPRKA, encoded by the coding sequence ATGAGAATTTTGATTGTTGAAGATGAAATCACACTCAACAAGACCTTGGCGGAAGGATTGAAAGAGTTTGGATATCAAAGTGATATTAGCGAAAGCTTGAAAGATGCACAATACTATCTTGATATCAGAAATTATGATCTTATTCTTGTAGACTGGATGTTGCCAGACGGCAGCGGATTGGAACTCGTTACTCAAGTTAAACAGGACAATCCCAAAACTGTCGTCATCGTTCTTTCTGCAAGAGATGACAAAGAGAGCGAGATAGAGGCTTTGAGAGCCGGGGCAGATGACTATATTCGAAAACCATTCGATTTCGATGTACTTGTGGCAAGAATCGAAGCGAGACTTCGATTTGGCGGAAGTAGTATCATCGAAATCAAAGAGTTGATCATCAATCCTGAAGAAGAGAAGATTCTTTACAAAGATCGAGAGATCGAACTCAAAGGAAAACCTTTCGAGGTCCTCACCCATTTGGCAAGACACAAAGATCAAATCGTCTCCAAAGAGCAACTTCTAGATGCAATCTGGGAAGAACCCGAGCTCGTCACTCCAAACGTAATCGAGGTAGCTATCAACCAGATTCGACAAAAATTAGATAAACCACTGGGTATCCAAACAATTGAAACCGTTCGCAGACGGGGTTATCGATTTTGCTATCCTCGCAAAGCTTAA
- a CDS encoding dihydroneopterin aldolase — protein MEYTIRLEQLSFDAIIGILPQERSSPQPLEIFLELVYEKKEDFIDYASLETLIIRHIQKNKFHLLEEALQETLFLIKKSYPSVKKVTMRIKKPTILSHCIPSVSLSLNFS, from the coding sequence ATGGAATACACCATTCGATTGGAACAGTTGAGCTTCGATGCTATCATCGGTATCTTGCCGCAAGAGCGTTCCAGTCCACAGCCTTTGGAAATTTTTTTGGAACTGGTCTATGAAAAAAAAGAGGATTTCATAGATTACGCCTCCTTAGAAACGCTTATCATCCGACATATCCAAAAAAACAAATTTCATCTTCTTGAAGAAGCCTTGCAAGAGACACTATTTTTGATCAAAAAGAGCTATCCGTCTGTCAAAAAAGTCACAATGCGCATAAAAAAACCGACAATTCTTTCTCATTGCATTCCCTCCGTTTCCCTCTCCCTTAATTTTTCATAA